CTATCGATGTCCCTATAATCCCGGACCCGATTATGACGCAATCCGCTGTTTTCGGAAGATTAGCCATGCTGACCTCCTCTGCCTCTTTCTACAACGGATTCAAAAGGTTCTTCAGAATCAGCGATGAATTTAATAGGAATGGCTTTCGCGGGAGGTCTTGAAACGGGTTGTTCATTTTCGTCTGGTAAGTATCCGTTTATTCTAATAAGGATCGCCTCCACGAGTTTTCGGCAGGTTTTTCCCTGGCAATGTCCCATGCCTGCCCTTGTAACTCTCTTGACTTCATCGACGCTTTTTAGATCGTATTTTTTGATAGCCTCGACTATCTCGTCCTCTGTTACGTCTTGACACCTGCATATTATTCTAATTTCTTTCATTTACAACCTCTCTTCGGGGAGAAAAACCTAGCTTTGTCGAGAAGATTGGAGGGGATCTCTATCGTGACGACGGCGGTTTTGTCTGTGGTCTTGGATTTGTTGACTCGCAGGACTTTTCCCTGGGCAAT
This candidate division WOR-3 bacterium DNA region includes the following protein-coding sequences:
- a CDS encoding (2Fe-2S)-binding protein, whose product is MKEIRIICRCQDVTEDEIVEAIKKYDLKSVDEVKRVTRAGMGHCQGKTCRKLVEAILIRINGYLPDENEQPVSRPPAKAIPIKFIADSEEPFESVVERGRGGQHG